In the Paenibacillus sp. FSL R7-0337 genome, CAGGAGCTTCGCGTCGAAATTTGCTCAAGCTGTCACCCGTTCTTCACCGGTAAGCAGAAGTTCCTGGATGCCGGCGGACGTGTGGACAGATTCAAGAAGAAATATGGTATCTAATTTTGCATAGTTGATTT is a window encoding:
- the rpmE gene encoding 50S ribosomal protein L31, encoding MQTTIQPKYNVTKVTCACGNTFEAGSTVQELRVEICSSCHPFFTGKQKFLDAGGRVDRFKKKYGI